In the genome of Candidatus Cloacimonadaceae bacterium, one region contains:
- the leuS gene encoding leucine--tRNA ligase, with the protein MEYPFHEIEQKWQQIWREKRIFNAPDLSEKPKYYVLSMFPYPSGVLHIGHASNYSIGDAVTRLKMMEGYAVMQPMGYDSFGMPAENHAIQHNSHPKITTEENISAMRSQFDAMGFGLDWDREVSTCRPDYYKWGQYIFKKLFGKGLVYRKKSFQNWCDECQTVLANEQVEDGACWRCQSEVVQKELEQWYFKITEYAEELLDFSKVIDWPERVIMMQKHWIGKSEGTLIEFPFENTNETIGVFTTRPDTIFGATFMALPPEHPLVQKWLMEDTENKALVDFCQKVINEDKMTRTATDTAKEGIFSGRFCINPLNNEKVQIWVTNYVLMDYGTGAVMAVPAHDQRDFEFAEKYDIPMRIVIQNHTQNLILSEMTEAYIEPGIMVNSGAFDGMESEAAKGAIAQELEAEGRGKRTSTYRLRDWGISRQRYWGNPIPVIHCPDCGIVLVPDCDLPVLLPDNVQVGKTTNNPLLSVPEWINVPCPDCGKDARRETDTMDTFVDSSWYYARYADPQNSELPFDPVKGNYWLPVDQYIGGIEHACMHLLYARFIGKFMRDLGWLEQDEPFARLLTQGMVTKDGAKMSKSKGNTVDPTYIIDRFGADTLRVFLLFASPPEKDVEWSDDGVMGSFRFLNRVWRLIESNLETIKRGMACSAEPEDVSPEMKPLLFSSHRGIKKWREDCLKRMQYNTAIAATMEHLNHCIAVKNPESLSDADLAVYSEACGIIAQMLYPFAPHIAEELWQMMGFETMLHESGMPDYEERYLIQDSITYVIQINGKLRGRIEVPVDIDHETLKQQVLEVENVKRSLEGCQVKKIIVVPGKMVSIAV; encoded by the coding sequence TCCTTTCGATGTTTCCCTATCCCTCCGGCGTTCTCCATATCGGGCATGCGTCTAACTATTCGATCGGCGATGCGGTCACGCGGCTGAAAATGATGGAAGGCTATGCCGTGATGCAGCCAATGGGCTATGATTCCTTTGGCATGCCTGCGGAAAATCATGCCATCCAGCACAATTCACACCCAAAGATTACCACCGAGGAAAATATCTCCGCCATGCGCAGCCAGTTTGACGCCATGGGCTTTGGACTGGACTGGGATCGCGAGGTCAGCACCTGCCGTCCGGATTACTACAAGTGGGGACAATATATCTTCAAAAAGCTCTTTGGAAAAGGCTTGGTCTATCGCAAGAAATCCTTTCAAAACTGGTGCGACGAATGCCAGACAGTGCTTGCCAACGAACAGGTCGAGGACGGTGCCTGCTGGCGATGCCAGAGCGAAGTTGTCCAGAAAGAATTGGAGCAGTGGTATTTTAAGATCACCGAGTATGCAGAGGAATTGCTCGATTTCAGCAAAGTGATCGACTGGCCGGAGCGTGTGATCATGATGCAAAAGCATTGGATCGGCAAAAGCGAAGGCACCTTGATCGAATTTCCGTTTGAGAACACAAATGAAACCATCGGCGTCTTCACTACTCGTCCGGACACTATCTTTGGCGCCACTTTCATGGCATTGCCTCCGGAGCATCCGCTGGTGCAGAAATGGTTGATGGAAGATACTGAAAACAAAGCGCTTGTGGATTTTTGCCAGAAGGTCATCAACGAAGACAAGATGACGCGCACTGCCACGGACACCGCCAAGGAAGGCATCTTCAGCGGCAGGTTCTGTATCAATCCTTTGAATAATGAAAAAGTGCAGATCTGGGTGACGAACTATGTCCTCATGGATTATGGCACCGGCGCCGTGATGGCTGTCCCCGCGCATGACCAACGCGATTTTGAATTTGCCGAAAAGTATGACATCCCGATGCGGATTGTGATCCAGAATCATACTCAAAACCTGATCCTGTCCGAAATGACCGAAGCATATATCGAACCCGGCATCATGGTCAATTCCGGAGCCTTTGACGGTATGGAAAGCGAAGCCGCCAAGGGTGCAATCGCTCAAGAGCTTGAAGCCGAGGGCAGAGGCAAACGCACCTCCACCTATCGTTTGAGGGACTGGGGAATCTCGCGCCAACGATATTGGGGCAATCCCATTCCGGTGATCCACTGTCCGGATTGCGGCATCGTTCTGGTTCCGGATTGCGATCTGCCCGTGCTGCTTCCCGACAACGTTCAAGTGGGTAAAACCACAAATAACCCGCTGCTTTCCGTGCCGGAATGGATCAATGTGCCTTGCCCGGACTGCGGAAAAGACGCAAGGCGCGAAACGGATACGATGGACACCTTCGTAGATAGTTCATGGTACTATGCGCGCTATGCGGATCCCCAAAACAGTGAGCTTCCTTTTGATCCGGTCAAGGGAAATTATTGGCTGCCGGTGGATCAATATATCGGCGGCATCGAACACGCCTGCATGCACTTGCTCTATGCCAGATTCATCGGAAAGTTTATGCGCGATCTTGGCTGGCTGGAGCAGGACGAACCCTTTGCCAGATTGCTCACCCAGGGCATGGTCACCAAAGACGGCGCCAAAATGAGCAAATCCAAAGGCAACACCGTCGATCCTACCTATATCATTGATCGTTTCGGAGCGGATACTTTGCGCGTATTCTTGCTTTTTGCCTCGCCACCGGAAAAAGACGTGGAATGGAGCGACGACGGCGTCATGGGTTCATTCCGTTTCCTGAACCGCGTGTGGCGATTGATCGAATCCAATCTGGAAACCATCAAGCGTGGCATGGCTTGCAGCGCAGAGCCGGAGGATGTTTCTCCGGAAATGAAACCCCTGCTTTTCAGCTCCCACCGAGGCATCAAAAAGTGGCGCGAGGATTGTCTCAAGCGCATGCAGTATAATACCGCCATCGCCGCCACGATGGAACATCTGAATCACTGCATTGCCGTGAAGAATCCCGAATCCTTGAGCGATGCCGATCTGGCGGTCTATAGTGAAGCCTGCGGTATCATTGCCCAAATGCTTTATCCCTTCGCGCCCCACATCGCTGAAGAGCTTTGGCAAATGATGGGCTTTGAGACGATGCTTCACGAAAGCGGCATGCCGGATTATGAGGAGCGCTATCTCATACAGGATAGTATCACTTACGTAATCCAGATCAATGGCAAACTGCGCGGCAGGATCGAAGTGCCTGTCGATATCGATCACGAAACCTTGAAACAGCAAGTTCTCGAGGTAGAAAACGTCAAGCGCAGCCTGGAAGGTTGCCAAGTCAAAAAGATTATCGTCGTTCCAGGAAAGATGGTGAGTATAGCGGTGTAA